From a region of the Marasmius oreades isolate 03SP1 chromosome 7, whole genome shotgun sequence genome:
- a CDS encoding uncharacterized protein (MEROPS:MER0000922), with translation MKFAGTFTILVALAQCLLIDGLPIIKGRGGGLITLPLKHVARAVPATGDLHPHLLLQQHLNSAYRRLALMTRSPQPLEEELVKRLAEHIDSLPPDVPVKRYRVAGTVIRPRHADDECDGDSPPPECNNSLKLEIFANDVGYISSVEFGAPAREFRLLMDSGSSDLWVGGEGCQTDQEGGGGDCSALHTYLGKNSSSSLIDMKVPFEVTYGSGHVEGTKVLDDFTFGGFRLPKLQLGLATLQSIDFSDDDVPFDGLMGLALSSLSELQGPTPIEALAASGLIDEPIVSYKISRRDDNKDDGEITFGGLDKTKFDSNSLVTLPNISPIGFWTAKVDNATVNGQNFGIDAREAILDTGTTLLVAPRADAEKIHAQIDGSTVDEQGRFHLPCDTNATVALAFGGRSFEIDSRDLGFANLGNNDCLSGIGANDGEGTTWLVGDTFLKNVYFSTNAKTNEVSLAKLV, from the exons ATGAAATTTGCTGGAACCTTCACTATCCTCGTTGCACTGGCTCAGTGCCTGCTCATCGACGGACTACCTATAATCAAGGGACGAGGTGGTGGTTTAATCACCTTACCTCTGAAGCATGTGGCACGAGCGGTGCCCGCCACTGGTGACCTACACCCACACCTG TTGCTTCAGCAGCACCTCAATAGTGCTTACCGTCGTCTGGCTCTAATGACACGCTCTCCACAACCCCTCGAAGAAGAACTCGTGAAACGACTTGCAGAACATATCGATTCATTGCCACCCGACGTGCCTGTGAAGCGGTATCGAGTTGCAGGCACTGTCATTAGACCAAGGCACGCTGACGATGAATG TGACGGTGACTCACCACCTCCGGAATGCAATAACTCCTTGAAACTGGAAATCTT TGCAAACGATGTTGGCTACATCTCCTCTGTTGAGTTTGGTGCTCCTGCCCGAGAATTCAGGCTCTTGATGGACTCTGGCTCCTCCGACCTATGGGTTGGTGGGGAAGGATGTCAGACGGACCAAGAAGGGGGTGGAGGGGACTGTTCAGCGTTACATACCTATCTGGGAAAgaactcttcatcttccctgATCGACATGAAAGTCCCATTCGAAGTGACGTATGGTTCGGGACATGTTGAAGGCACTAAAGTTCTCGATGACTTCACTTTCGGAGGATTCAGGTTGCCAAAGTTGCAACTTGGACTCGCAACCCTTCAATCAATTGACTTTTCCGATGATGATGTTCCGTTCGATGGATTAATGGGACTCGCTCTCTCG TCGTTGTCAGAACTCCAAGGGCCAACTCCCATCGAAGCGCTAGCCGCTAGTGGATTGATCGACGAACCAATCGTTTCATACAAGATCTCCCGCAGGGATGACAACAAGGATGATGGTGAGATCACCTTCGGTGGGCTCGACAAGACCAAGTTTGACTCCAACTCGCTGGTGACCCTTCCCAATATCTCTCCCATCGGATTCTGGACAGCTAAAGTGGATAACGCAACTGTCAATGGCCAGAATTTCGGGATTGACGCTCGTGAGGCTATCCTCGACACTGGAACTACGTTACTTGTTGCTCCTCGTGCGGACGCGGAAAAAATACACGCCCAAATTGACGGATCTACCGTAGATGAACAGGGTCGTTTCCACCTCCCATGCGATACCAATGCCACTGTTGCTCTTGCCTTTGGTGGTCGGTCGTTTGAGATTGACTCGAGAGACTTAGGATTTGCCAATCTTGGTAATAATGATTGTCTTTCTGGAATCGGTGCGAACGATGGAGAGGGAACGACGTGGTTG GTCGGTGACACGTTTTTAAAGAACGTTTATTTCTCTACTAATGCGAAGACGAATGAGGTTTCTCTTGCGAAGCTCGTCTAG
- a CDS encoding uncharacterized protein (CAZy:GH5) encodes MEAHIPEGLQHNSVENITALISDSGFNCVRLTWSIEMALNQGLQVSDSFGTLASRTNAPADAVENLWNRVVEKNPWIQGATVIEAFGKVVDMLGSKNLRVMLDNHVSKASWCCNLEDGNGFWDEARGYLDANSRFFRTEEWLEALEAMAKFSAFHPAVAGIGLRNEIRESGLQFLTSRSDWYTYVARGATAVHNANKDLLIAVGGVLSSTDASFLRTSPFDRSPYGDKVVWEWHTYTFSPTWITTGGNCALWKQAVGGFTGFLLAQGQGYTGPLWLSEFGFSMSAGGPPERSGLDEDAFNYVQCLIEYLTSNDGDWALWAIQGNYYVRDGNVDSDEPWGLLNTGWSAWRNPAVKQLLGAIWDVTQHP; translated from the coding sequence ATGGAAGCTCACATCCCAGAAGGCCTTCAACACAACTCGGTCGAAAATATCACTGCCCTAATCTCCGACTCTGGATTCAACTGTGTCCGTCTCACGTGGAGTATCGAAATGGCTCTTAACCAGGGATTACAAGTCAGCGACAGTTTCGGTACGCTCGCTAGTCGGACAAACGCGCCAGCTGATGCGGTGGAGAATTTATGGAACAGAGTTGTGGAGAAGAATCCATGGATTCAGGGGGCTACAGTCATTGAGGCGTTTGGGAAAGTGGTTGATATGCTTGGTTCCAAGAATCTACGCGTGATGTTGGATAACCATGTCAGCAAGGCATCGTGGTGTTGCAATTTAGAGGACGGTAATGGATTTTGGGACGAAGCGAGGGGTTATCTCGATGCCAATTCTCGCTTTTTCAGGACTGAGGAATGGCTTGAAGCGCTCGAAGCTATGGCCAAATTCTCTGCATTCCATCCCGCCGTTGCTGGCATCGGTTTGCGGAACGAGATTCGCGAATCGGGGCTTCAATTCCTCACAAGCCGGAGTGATTGGTATACGTATGTTGCTCGTGGGGCAACGGCTGTTCATAATGCGAACAAAGACTTGTTGATTGCTGTCGGAGGCGTGCTTTCATCGACGGATGCTTCGTTCCTTCGCACGAGTCCGTTCGACCGCTCTCCGTACGGTGATAAGGTCGTGTGGGAGTGGCACACGTACACCTTCTCGCCTACTTGGATTACTACAGGTGGCAACTGCGCGTTGTGGAAACAAGCAGTCGGTGGGTTCACTGGGTTCCTGCTCGCCCAGGGACAGGGATACACAGGACCGTTGTGGTTGTCCGAGTTTGGGTTCAGCATGTCGGCTGGTGGGCCACCAGAGCGAAGCGGTTTGGACGAGGATGCTTTTAACTATGTCCAGTGTCTAATCGAGTACTTGACGAGTAATGACGGGGACTGGGCACTTTGGGCGATTCAAGGGAACTATTATGTCCGTGACGGAAACGTCGATAGCGATGAGCCATGGGGATTGCTGAATACTGGCTGGTCTGCTTGGAGGAACCCAGCGGTTAAGCAATTACTCGGAGCCATATGGGATGTTACTCAACATCCTTAG
- a CDS encoding uncharacterized protein (BUSCO:EOG09264T1U) has translation MAPTSSSTRALNAILPQIQTAPYEAHQKARTFASRYVKSNQFDTAIDVLFQSARELLKTGQPGSGVDLGCFLLDVYESKGEEVNEESRGRLTQLVALTGPSGSWRKTLIDRSLTWSSKHGPYPAGDPTLLHYVGELLYKEGQFEAAEPHLLGAGTRDSARLLAEIFVQWGTPSNSFGELGLRGTIPYLQNGNVLAARSFINTFVSGLPGSLHSDTAPLSVGSSHEVLITKDSLVNFVQLAVATCQRAQGDKNKVMRESWVRLCGTYQSRGGVLAGPEVRRALHDIAQLYFAVPPPRNQPANPFGEMISSLLGGGGGPSGGQSARRVLSPAPPTTSGLD, from the exons ATGGCGCccacttcttcatcaacGCGCGCACTAAATGCAATCCTTCCTCAAATACAAACAGCTCCATATGAAGCTCATCAGAAAGCCAGAACGTTTGCTTCAAGATATGTGAAATCGAATCAGTTCGATACGGCGATCGATGTGCTCTTTCAGAGCGCGAGAGAGCTGCTCAAGACGGGACAGCCTGGAAGTGGTGTTGATCTTGGGTGTTTTCTCCTGGACGTGTACGAGTCAAAAGGGGAGGAGGTTAATGAAGAGAGTAGAG GTAGGTTGACGCAGCTGGTCGCGTTAACAGGACCTTCAGGCTCCTGGAGAAAAACTCTAATCGATAGGTCTTTGAC ATGGTCTTCAAAACACGGTCCATATCCAGCAGGAGATCCTACTCTACTTCATTATGTGGGTGAACTATTATATAAAG AGGGACAATTCGAGGCCGCAGAGCCACACCTACTGGGTGCTGGGACGAGAGATAGTGCAAGGCTGCTTGCGGAGATTTTCGTTCAATGGGGAACACCTAGTAATTCGTTTGGTGAACTAGGATTGCGAGGAACTAttcc CTACTTACAAAACGGGAACGTATTGGCCGCAAGGTCCTTCATCAACACTTTCGTTTCCGGTCTTCCAGGATCCCTACACTCAGATACGGCACCATTGTCAGTGGGATCAAGCCACGAAGTATTGATCACGAAGGACTCTTTGGTGAACTTCGTTCAATTGGCGGTGGCAACATGCCAGCGGGCTCAGGGAGACAAGAACAAAGTTATGCGTGAGAGTTGGGTGAGGCTTTGCGGAACCTACCAAAGCCGAGGCGGGGTTCTAGCAGGCCCTGAAGTGAGAAGG GCCTTGCATGATATAGCCCAGCTCTATTTTGCTGTCCCGCCTCCTAGGAACCAGCCTGCGAATCCCTTTGGAGAGATGATATCCTCGTTGTTGGGCGGCGGCGGTGGTCCATCTGGCGGCCAATCTGCTCGTCGTGTATTATCTCCGGCTCCACCTACAACTTCTGGCTTGGATTGA
- the LYS4_2 gene encoding mitochondrial Homoaconitase, with product MFLLTRQSGRQLRFRHARLFATQIPQTIIEKVVQRYAVGLGEGKVVKAGDYVMIRPEYVMTHDNTGPVISKFKSIGATRIQNPSQPVFTLDHDVQNKSSKNLAKYASIEAFARQHGVDFYPAGRGIGHQVLVEEGYAFPHTLTVASDSHSNMYGGVGCVGTPIVRTDAAALWATGKTWWQVPRMVKVELRGQLAPGATGKDVIVALCGSFNNDEVLNAAIEFTGEGVSSLAIDDRLTIANMTTEWGALAGVFPVDGVTLQWYEEAVQKMDNRTFSSSDVSGIPPPPEHPRINRRRLESLQAMNLSSDSNADYASHLILDLSTLVPHVSGPNSVKISTPLPELEAKRIEIQKAYLVSCTNSRVSDLAAAAAALKGKKVAPGVEFYVAAASSVVQQESEKLGDWETLVLAGAKTLPAGCGPCIGLGTGLLEEGETGISATNRNYKGRMGHPKAQAYLASPAVVAASAVKGYICGPDDGPQTARTPSFSINADDSSATTLTSSPADEAVLPGFPETFKGPLLFAPQDNLNTDGIYPGKYTYQDDFTLERQAEVVMENYDPNFAAHVASLRQSLPKSPSVVKDGVILVSGYNFGTGSSREQAATALKAAGIPIVIAGSFGDIFKRNAINNGLVCIENPELVRALTERYGKDGKRGAGGKDGEMTVHSGSIVEVGMVNGKIRLGEKEYDFKPVGESVQELWLCGGLEGYILKEIQNATPLHK from the exons ATGTTCTTACTAACCCGCCAATCTGGTAGACAACTGCGATTCCGACATGCCAGACTTTTCGCGACCCAAATCCCTCAAACTATCATAGAAAAGGTCGTGCAAAGATATGCAGTTGGTCTTGGAGAAGGAAAGGTCGTAAAAGCAGGCGACTATGTTATGATTCGTCCAGAGTATGTAATGACTCACGATAACACTGGTCCAGTTATATCCAA ATTCAAGTCAATTGGTGCAACCAGAATCCAGAATCCCTCTCAACCGGTCTTCACTTTAGATCACGACGTGCAGAACAAGTCTTCCAAGAATTTGGCCAAGTACGCATCCATCGAAGCATTTGCGCGTCAGCACGGCGTCGATTTCTATCCTGCAGGTCGTGGAATAGGCCACCAAGTTCTGGTCGAAGAAGGTTACGCCTTTCCACATACGTTGACTGTAGCCAGTGACAGTCATAGTAATATGTATGGAGGCGTCGGATGTGTTGGAACTCCCATCGTACGTACCGATGCTGCCGCCCTATGGGCCACTGGGAAAACATGGTGGCAGGTTCCACGTATGGTGAAGGTGGAACTCCGAGGACAACTGGCTCCGGGAGCGACAGGGAAAGATGTTATCGTTGCTCTCTGCGGTTCTTTCAATAACGACGAGGTCTTAAACGCCGCCATCGAGTTCACTGGGGAAGGTGTATCGTCTCTGGCGATTGACGACCGTTTGACTATTGCAAATATGACAACAGAATGGGGTGCTCTCGCAGGTGTATTCCCCGTTGACGGAGTCACTCTTCAATGGTACGAAGAAGCCGTGCAGAAGATGGATAATCGTACGTTTTCTTCGTCCGACGTTTCAGGCATACCACCTCCCCCAGAACACCCTCGTATAAACAGACGTCGATTAGAATCTCTACAGGCCATGAATCTATCTTCCGATTCGAACGCAGACTACGCGTCCCATCTTATCCTCGACCTTTCCACTCTCGTTCCTCACGTTTCCGGCCCTAATAGCGTGAAAATTTCGACACCTCTGCCCGAACTGGAAGCCAAACGTATTGAGATTCAGAAGGCCTACCTCGTTAGCTGCACAAACTCCCGTGTATCGGATCTTGCTGCCGCTGCCGCTGctttgaaggggaaaaaagtCGCACCGGGAGTGGAGTTCTACGTAGCAGCCGCCAGTTCTGTTGTACAGCAGGAATCTGAGAAACTGGGTGACTGGGAGACATTAGTCTTGGCCGGTGCGAAGACCTTGCCTGCTGGGTGTGGACCGTGTATTGGGCTGGGCACAGGACTTTTGGAGGAGGGCGAGACGGGAATTAGTGCGACGAATAGGAATTACAAAGGTAGGATGGGACATCCAAAGGCTCAGGCATACTTGGCTAGTCCagctgttgttgctgctAGTGCGGTGAAGGGGTATATATGTGGTCCGGACGATGGGCCTCAAACCGCACGAACACCCAGCTTCTCAATAAACGCTGACGACTCTTCCGCTACAACGTTAACTTCGTCACCTGCTGATGAAGCTGTTCTTCCTGGATTCCCTGAAACATTCAAGGGTCCGTTACTGTTTGCTCCTCAGGATAATCTCAACACGGATGGAATATACCCCGGGAAATACACCTATCAGGACGATTTTACGCTCGAACGACAGGCCGAGGTCGTCATGGAGAATTACGACCCCAACTTTGCGGCCCACGTCGCATCACTTCGTCAGTCCCTCCCAAAATCACCTTCCGTCGTGAAGGACGGTgtcattcttgtttctggCTACAATTTTGGCACGGGTTCGTCCCGGGAACAGGCAGCTACCGCGTTGAAAGCCGCTGGGATTCCAATAGTTATTGCTGGATCATTTGGGGATATATTCAAGAGGAATGCGATCAATAATGGGCTGGTTTGTATCGAAAATCCGGAGTTGGTTAGAGCGCTTACAGAGAGATAcgggaaggatgggaagagggGTGCTGGAGGAAAGGACGGGGAGATGACTGTTCATTCGGGCTCGATAGTTGAGGTTGGAATGGTCAATGGGAAGATTCGACTTGGCGAAAAGGAGTATGACTTCAAACCGGTCGGTGAAAGTGTGCAAGAGCTGTGGTTGTGTGGTGGATTGGAAGGGTACATCCTGAAGGAAATACAAAATGCAACACCTCTGCACAAATAG
- a CDS encoding uncharacterized protein (MEROPS:MER0003110), translating to MSLRTGSRGWLRHRRTIGLGSAFTVGLAAIGFRSTSGTTGDVRNGVTLRKAFTLSLSRPFSFLSSSHFAMSIKPPRAPPSWNHTPEEIAKLTKELIDENRAVQDKIGALPEKDCNFQSVFLDLQEADTRFESISEPLAFYQNVSPTKELRDASNESESKIRDFGVESSMRLDVFKAKVAAEKNLKTSGEWEKLSPEEQRLVEKMLLDGTRAGLALPEKERDELTKLKKELSQVCLDFMKNFNEENATISFTAKELEGVPEDVISGYTKRTEGSTEVYDVTYKTPDIFPVFKFAKNPETRRRAYEGHESRLENNVPILSQALDLRRKIASLLGYKTWADYITEVKMIKNSQGVVDFLDDLESKLRPVGVKDRETLLALKKKDYEALRLNFDGEFYIWDYRYYDRKYIESSLDLDDMIIKEYFPVLQVVPTILEIYQNLLGVCFQEIKDGSTWHPDVQQFSVWEKDAKDESGFIGYCYLDLYPRASKYSHAAVWPLLAGYEKPDGKRSYPIAAMVANLAKPTADKPALMRHDDVVTFFHEMGHVFHGLLSQTKFSRFHGTSVARDFVEAPSQMLENWCWEPNVLEKMSSHYETKMPLSAELIEKLIKSRYVNIGLFYLRQIFFAKFDIKVHTDQEPADYTELWNSMRETISLVKSGKPCPGQGSFGHITGGYDAGYYGYTFSLVFAADMYAEVFKADPLDPQRGQRYREKILRPGGSREELDSLRDFLGREPDSDAFIKEIFGGKVPSKM from the exons ATGTCTCTTCGAACTGGGAGTCGAGGATGGCTTCGACATAGACGAACTATAGGCTTGGGAAGCGCCTTCACTGTTGGTCTAGCCGCTATCGGATTCAGATCAACATCTGGCACCACTGGAGATGTCCGAAATGGGGTCACGCTGCGAAAGGCATTCACACTCTCGCTCTCAAGGCCCTTTTCGTTTCTCTCCTCATCACACTTTGCGATGTCTATTAAGCCTCCTCGAGCGCCACCATCATGGAATCATACACCTGAGGAAATAGCTAAGCTCACCAAGGAGCTCATCGACGAAAATCGTGCTGTGCAGGACAAGATTGGAGCTCTTCCGGAGAAGGATTGCAATTTTCAGTCG GTTTTC CTCGATCTTCAAGAAGCTGATACTCGTTTCGAATCAATCTCCGAACCACTTGCCTTTTACCAAAACGTTTCCCCAACCAAGGAACTCCGAGATGCATCCAACGAATCGGAGAGTAAAATCCGCGATTTTGGGGTAGAGAGCTCGATGCGATTGGATGTGTTTAAGGCTAAAGTGGCCGCAGAGAAGAACCTCAAAACCTCGGGAGAGTGGGAGAAGCTCTCTCCCGAGGAACAGAGACTCGTCGAGAAAATG CTCCTGGATGGAACGCGTGCTGGACTAGCTTTACCCGAGAAGGAACGTGATGAGCTAACCAAACTTAAGAAGGAGCTGTCGCAGGTTTGTCTGGACTTCATG AAAAACTTCAATGAGGAGAAC GCTACAATTTCCTTCACCGCGAAGGAACTCGAGGGCGTCCCTGAAGATGTCATTTCCGGCTACACCAAGCGTACAGAGGGTTCAACGGAAGTGTACGATGTCACGTACAAGACCCCGGATATCTTCCCAGTT TTCAAATTCGCCAAGAATCCCGAAACCCGTCGACGAGCGTATGAAGGCCATGAATCCAGACTGGAAAACAACGTACCTATCCTCAGTCAAGCTCTCGATTTGCGACGAAAGATTGCCAGTCTTCTTGGTTACAAGACCTG GGCTGATTACATCACTGAAGTTAAAATGATCAAAAACTCGCAAGGTGTTGTCGAC TTTTTGGATGACCTTGAGAGTAAACTTCGTCCCGTTGGTGTCAAGGATCGAGAGACCTTGCTCGctttgaagaagaaggactACGAAGCCCTACGGTTAAATTTTGACGGAGAATTCTACATCTGGGATTATCGCTACTACGATCGCAAGTACATCGAGAGTTCGCTCGACCTGGACGACATGATTATAAAGGAGTACTTCCCAGTCTTGCAAGTTGTACCCACGATTTTGGAGATCTATCAAAATCTACTGGGTGTTTGTTTCCAAGAGATTAAGGATGGGTCGACTTGGCATCCCG ACGTCCAGCAGTTCTCTGTATGGGAAAAGGATGCGAAAGACGAATCCGGGTTCATCGGATACTGCTACCTTGACTTGTATCCTCGAG CATCCAAATACTCTCACGCAGCAGTATGGCCGTTACTCGCTGGATACGAGAAGCCGGatgggaagagaagctaccctaTCGCTGCGATGGTTGCGAACCTTGCGAAACCGACGGCTGATAAGCCTGCTCTGATGAGACATGATGACGTTGTTACGTTCTTCCATGAGATGGGACATGTTTTCCATGGATTGTTGAGTCAGACCAAGTTCTCGAGGTTTCATGGAACGAG CGTTGCTCGGGATTTCGTTGAGGCGCCTTCTCAGATGTTGGAGAATTG GTGTTGGGAACCCAACGTATTGGAAAAGATGTCGAGTCACTACGAAACTAAGATGCCTCTCTCTGCCGAACTTATTGAAAAGCTCATCAAGAG CCGTTATGTCAACATCGGGTTATTCTACCTCCGCCAAATTTTCTTCGCTAAGTTCGACATCAAAGTCCACACTGACCAAG AGCCCGCTGACTATACTGAATTGTGGAATTCCATGAGGGAGACAATTTCGTTGGTGAAATCTGGTAAACCCTGTCCTGGTCAAG GATCTTTTGGCCACATCACTGGAGGTTACGACGCCGGATACTACGG CTACACCTTCTCTCTCGTCTTCGCGGCAGATATGTATG CCGAGGTCTTCAAGGCTGACCCACTTGATCCTCAACGCGGTCAGAGATACCGGGAGAAGATTTTACGACCCGGAGGTAGTCGCGAAGAGCTTGATTCTCTTCGA GATTTCTTGGGACGAGAACCTGATAGTGACGCATTCATTAAAGAGATATTCGGGGGCAAGGTGCCATCCAAGATGTGA